A genomic stretch from Prochlorococcus marinus str. MIT 9312 includes:
- the trpA gene encoding tryptophan synthase subunit alpha — protein sequence MKDNKMQITKNESLSKVDEKFYELKKNKKIALMPFIMAGDPNIEITSEILLKLQENGADLIELGIPYSDPLADGPVIQVAASRALKSGTTPRKVITILESLKGKLNIPIILFSYLNPLLCFGFEQFCETASNAGVSGLIIPDLPLEEACKFSKIVSNHSMDLILLVAPTTPFERMKQISNHTKGFTYLVSVTGVTGERNKMENRVENLIAKLKEINSNPIAVGFGISTPEHVNKVREWGADGVIIGSAFVKRISSSSERDVVDHVGEFCKDMRLAADQKK from the coding sequence ATGAAAGATAACAAAATGCAAATTACTAAAAATGAATCTTTATCAAAGGTAGATGAGAAGTTTTATGAGTTAAAAAAAAATAAAAAAATAGCTTTGATGCCTTTCATAATGGCTGGGGATCCCAATATTGAAATAACCTCTGAGATCTTATTAAAGTTACAAGAAAATGGAGCGGACCTTATTGAATTAGGCATCCCATACAGTGATCCACTCGCAGACGGACCTGTTATTCAAGTAGCGGCCTCTCGCGCCTTAAAGTCAGGTACTACCCCAAGAAAAGTAATTACAATTTTAGAGTCTTTAAAAGGTAAATTAAATATTCCCATCATACTTTTTTCTTACTTAAATCCCTTACTATGTTTTGGCTTTGAACAGTTTTGTGAGACAGCATCTAATGCTGGTGTTTCTGGACTAATAATTCCTGATCTACCTTTAGAGGAAGCTTGTAAATTTTCTAAAATAGTTAGCAACCATTCTATGGACTTGATTTTATTGGTAGCTCCAACTACTCCTTTTGAAAGAATGAAACAAATATCAAATCATACAAAAGGCTTTACTTATTTGGTAAGTGTTACAGGTGTCACTGGTGAGAGAAATAAAATGGAAAATAGAGTAGAAAATCTTATCGCTAAATTAAAAGAAATAAATTCTAATCCAATTGCTGTTGGTTTTGGGATATCAACTCCTGAACATGTTAATAAAGTTCGAGAGTGGGGAGCAGATGGAGTAATTATTGGGAGCGCATTTGTAAAACGAATTTCTAGTTCAAGTGAAAGAGATGTCGTTGATCATGTGGGTGAATTTTGTAAGGATATGCGTTTAGCTGCTGATCAAAAAAAATAA
- a CDS encoding AbrB family transcriptional regulator: protein MLTGSDLLAKVKELGDVSKSDIVRACGYVSTKKNGGERLNFTAFYEALLEAKGVNLGDSGVAGIGKGGRKLSYIATVQGNGNLLIGKAYTALLDLKAGDEFEIKLGRKQIRLLPTEES from the coding sequence ATGCTAACTGGTAGTGATCTTCTTGCAAAAGTTAAAGAGCTTGGTGATGTTAGCAAGTCTGACATTGTTCGAGCTTGTGGATATGTTTCCACCAAGAAAAATGGGGGTGAACGCCTAAATTTCACCGCATTTTATGAAGCATTACTAGAAGCAAAAGGAGTTAATCTTGGTGACTCTGGAGTTGCAGGAATTGGCAAAGGAGGAAGAAAGCTAAGTTATATAGCTACAGTTCAAGGGAACGGAAATCTTTTGATTGGGAAAGCATATACAGCACTTTTAGATTTAAAAGCAGGTGATGAATTTGAAATTAAGCTTGGAAGAAAACAAATAAGATTATTACCTACTGAAGAATCTTAA
- a CDS encoding YciI family protein, with product MEKFVVFGKYCEDAIIKRAPFREQHLNRLKNLKDRDILVTLGPTKCTKYLFGIFNANNTDQLRDLIEEDIYWEKGIWINFEIYPWVQAF from the coding sequence ATGGAAAAGTTTGTAGTTTTTGGAAAGTACTGTGAAGATGCAATCATAAAAAGGGCCCCATTTCGTGAACAACATCTTAATAGACTTAAAAACTTAAAAGATCGCGATATTTTAGTTACTTTAGGACCAACAAAATGTACAAAATATTTGTTTGGTATTTTTAATGCTAATAATACAGATCAATTAAGAGATCTAATTGAGGAAGATATATATTGGGAAAAAGGTATTTGGATTAATTTTGAAATTTATCCCTGGGTTCAAGCTTTTTAA
- a CDS encoding YkvA family protein → MKENYKNQEKIYDAEVLESSTFDENIIIKILIKAGRTIAKPALEVLEMAIDPYTPAQVRVSLMAALAYLIMPFDLFPDFMPLVGFSDDFVALTAVLSIWSKYMTPSIRARAEIKLNKLFPFY, encoded by the coding sequence ATGAAAGAGAATTACAAAAACCAAGAAAAAATTTATGATGCTGAAGTTTTAGAAAGTTCAACATTTGATGAAAATATCATTATCAAGATTCTTATTAAAGCAGGAAGAACAATTGCCAAGCCTGCCTTAGAAGTTTTGGAGATGGCTATAGATCCTTACACTCCAGCACAAGTAAGAGTTTCATTAATGGCTGCTCTCGCCTATTTAATTATGCCATTTGACCTTTTCCCTGACTTTATGCCATTAGTTGGTTTTAGTGATGATTTTGTAGCCCTCACAGCAGTACTTAGTATATGGAGCAAATATATGACTCCTTCAATAAGAGCAAGAGCAGAGATTAAGCTTAATAAGTTATTCCCTTTTTATTGA